The following coding sequences lie in one Nitrospira sp. genomic window:
- a CDS encoding ABC transporter ATP-binding protein, whose translation MTKSFDNLLFLIRQVGTSTALRLLVAAGALAMLDTMGVAVVFPYLTVISAAPSNSMSPVVSRLKDIVGVTSHIEFVIVISLLLMGFFVLKFCLNYFFNRVRFHASAAITTTLSDQLIHLLLNADYGHLSNVSVAEATGVVNGETIHAVICLDAWVTIATEALFLLLILLAVIAINPYLAMALVGMLMVVSLVLYVWILKAVAVLGAKQAAIHLRQYRFLHSIVTAIKDMKILRLEGAVESEHQLLNSRYARAVASFNLYQTLPRSVIELFIMLALLGACVVVLRAQVDIAAILPLVGFLAVSSLRVIPSYSRLIGSYNSFTYYEPSLALIKNLYESLSHRQVSISPRVLGFAQHIEIRHVRFSHGPKLVLDDVSLVIPKGSSIGIVGLSGSGKTTFLDVLAGLRRADHGEFFIDGVPFDPFQSDSLRRLLGYVSQNVTLVDDTIAFNIAFEETWDVQRLRRAAQIARIEHVIDALPGGFTALVGEGGVRLSGGQKQRIGIARALYQAPEILIFDEATSALDNLTERELTDEIAALAGDKTIIVVAHRLSSIIRCDVIYLFDEGRIAGRGTHSELLSTCPAYRQLYHGSAEAVHRTTATT comes from the coding sequence ATGACGAAGTCCTTCGACAACTTGCTCTTCTTGATTCGTCAAGTCGGCACGAGTACCGCGCTCCGTCTCCTTGTCGCGGCCGGCGCGCTTGCGATGCTCGATACCATGGGCGTCGCGGTGGTGTTCCCCTATCTCACCGTCATATCCGCGGCCCCTTCGAACAGCATGAGTCCGGTCGTGTCTCGTCTCAAAGACATCGTTGGTGTGACCTCGCATATTGAATTTGTGATCGTGATATCCCTGCTCCTAATGGGCTTCTTTGTTCTGAAGTTTTGTTTGAACTACTTCTTTAACCGAGTTCGATTTCATGCCAGTGCCGCCATTACGACCACACTGTCCGATCAATTAATTCACCTGTTGCTCAATGCCGATTATGGGCATCTGTCCAATGTGAGTGTGGCCGAAGCTACAGGGGTGGTGAATGGTGAGACGATCCACGCGGTCATTTGCTTGGATGCCTGGGTGACGATTGCAACCGAAGCGTTGTTCCTGCTTCTCATCTTGCTTGCCGTGATTGCGATCAATCCATACCTCGCGATGGCACTCGTCGGGATGCTCATGGTGGTGAGTCTTGTCCTGTATGTTTGGATTCTGAAAGCGGTGGCGGTGCTTGGCGCCAAGCAGGCGGCCATTCATTTGCGGCAGTACCGATTTCTTCACAGTATCGTCACTGCGATAAAAGATATGAAAATTTTGCGTCTGGAAGGGGCGGTGGAGTCGGAGCATCAACTGTTGAATAGTCGATATGCAAGGGCGGTGGCGTCATTTAATTTGTACCAAACACTCCCGCGCAGTGTTATTGAGCTCTTTATTATGTTGGCCCTCCTCGGGGCTTGTGTTGTGGTTCTGCGGGCACAGGTTGATATTGCCGCAATTCTTCCGCTTGTCGGATTCCTTGCAGTCAGCTCCCTGCGAGTCATTCCTTCTTATAGCCGGCTCATCGGTTCCTATAACAGCTTCACCTATTATGAGCCGTCGCTCGCCCTCATTAAGAACCTCTATGAGAGTCTGTCACACCGGCAGGTGTCCATCTCACCCAGGGTGCTCGGGTTCGCACAACACATCGAAATCAGACATGTCAGGTTTTCCCACGGGCCGAAGCTGGTATTGGACGATGTCTCGCTCGTCATCCCAAAAGGTAGTTCGATAGGCATCGTAGGGCTTTCAGGATCAGGCAAGACCACATTCTTGGATGTGTTGGCGGGTCTTCGGCGTGCAGATCACGGGGAATTTTTCATCGATGGCGTGCCATTCGACCCCTTCCAATCCGACTCACTGCGGCGTCTGCTTGGATATGTGTCACAGAATGTCACATTGGTGGACGATACGATTGCCTTCAATATCGCGTTTGAGGAAACGTGGGACGTCCAACGACTCAGACGTGCCGCGCAGATCGCGCGTATTGAACACGTCATCGACGCACTGCCAGGTGGATTTACCGCTCTGGTCGGAGAGGGTGGAGTCAGATTATCGGGCGGGCAAAAACAACGAATTGGGATTGCGCGTGCGCTCTACCAAGCACCAGAGATCCTGATCTTTGATGAAGCGACCAGCGCGCTCGACAATCTGACGGAACGAGAGTTGACGGACGAAATTGCTGCGTTGGCAGGAGACAAAACGATCATCGTTGTAGCGCATCGGTTGTCCTCCATCATTCGATGTGATGTCATCTACCTATTCGATGAAGGACGCATAGCCGGCCGTGGAACCCACTCGGAGCTCCTCTCCACATGTCCTGCCTATCGACAGCTCTACCATGGAAGCGCAGAAGCCGTTCACCGCACCACGGCGACCACATGA
- a CDS encoding methyltransferase domain-containing protein — MIVARLISRVVACVRPVMPGLAHAISSRQQRRRVRGFLAQGIRRVNLCCGLQRVPGYIGLDILPRVDVEIDLNRENLPFGDGSLDTIVWMSAINYFSHQRAQELVHDIFRVLHVDGVCRVGVQDMRWLAERYVKEDTEFFFQTLPTGQDRFEGKTIGDKFAAWFYGYAVGGNHCRYAYDFDSLADLFRTAGFTRIERKPFGESRIPDIRFLDNRPDQMFYLEAVK; from the coding sequence ATGATAGTCGCTCGCCTGATCAGCCGAGTCGTGGCCTGTGTCCGCCCGGTCATGCCGGGACTCGCCCATGCCATTTCTTCGCGGCAACAGCGGCGAAGGGTCCGCGGGTTTCTTGCACAAGGTATCCGGCGAGTCAATCTGTGCTGCGGACTTCAGCGCGTTCCGGGGTACATCGGTCTGGATATTCTTCCCAGAGTGGACGTGGAGATCGATCTGAATCGGGAGAATCTTCCATTCGGCGACGGTTCCCTGGACACGATCGTCTGGATGTCGGCGATCAACTATTTCTCGCACCAGAGGGCACAGGAGTTAGTGCATGACATATTCCGAGTGCTGCACGTGGATGGAGTGTGCCGGGTCGGCGTGCAGGACATGAGATGGCTAGCCGAACGGTACGTCAAGGAAGACACGGAGTTCTTTTTTCAAACGCTCCCGACTGGTCAGGACCGGTTCGAGGGGAAGACCATTGGGGATAAATTTGCCGCATGGTTTTACGGCTATGCCGTTGGCGGCAACCACTGTCGATACGCCTATGATTTTGACTCCTTGGCCGACCTGTTTCGCACTGCCGGATTCACACGCATCGAACGAAAGCCATTCGGAGAAAGCCGGATTCCCGACATCAGATTTCTTGACAACCGTCCTGACCAAATGTTCTATCTTGAAGCCGTAAAGTGA